In one Colletotrichum destructivum chromosome 2, complete sequence genomic region, the following are encoded:
- a CDS encoding Putative kinesin-like protein has product MSVRVVARIRPLLEKELDKDTIVRADSTDEGKPATLVKIPNPKNEGEEFSFAFNSVYDQATTQDELFTSEVAPHIKALFQGLDVTIFAYGVTGTGKTHTMRGGLKLADRGVIPRLLSGVYRRGKKITKDTNGETTVDVALSYYEIYNDKVFDLFEPPEKRQPSGLPLREKDGKTMVVGLSERACEDLHDFSRLYIEANNNRVTAATKLNAHSSRSHAIMRVKVTQTTGDQVLESTASAIDLAGSEDNRRTDNGKERLVESAAINKSLFVLSQCIDAISRGDKRIPYRESKMTRILSLGQNNGITIMILNLAPIRSYHLDTLSSLNVSSRAKRIEVREIENEVVFKQVPRTNSAGSAMAQRQPLRPLPNAHNIHSGTIASKANEKADVTRPVKLFNVYTDRSKNTVPARPTANTTQLRKPLVAPKVTKIAQPSQAPQPAQQKLSISAEQLEAIVEKKVSEILASRESKTAEPVPTPSHPDINDAVRRRLEALERRIESEERERDDTRSEGLRCLLAARQAKEAGNDVMALQMYEQALPFFPGQAKLLGKIEKLRSKLGNKLPAESAWAPALSRDKHEKKRRRISDESDDEFHQEASANEDMSFVDVSAKTKSRKAKPTKNHNMVFPEVTGPASPQTQNLLNIVNSRDIAQIKGLHGFGSKKAQDLVDYLDTRSEEGGAQIESLAQLKTVPGMGGRTVERAYDGLVGAV; this is encoded by the exons ATGTCGGTTCGTGTGGTCGCGCGCATTCGTCCGCTTCTCGAAAAGGAGCTGGACAAGGATACCATTGTTCGCGCCGACAGCACCGACGAGGGCAAGCCCGCGACCTTGGTCAAGATTCCGAATCCGAAgaacgagggcgaggagttctccttcgccttcaACAGCGTCTACGACCAGGCGACGACGCAGGACGAACTCTTCACGTCGGAGG TCGCACCTCACATCAAGGCGCTCTTCCAGGGCCTCGATGTCACCATCTTCGCGTATGGGGTTACGGGAACGGGCAAGACGCACACGATGCGAGGGGGTCTGAAGCTGGCGGACAGAGGTGTCATCCCACGCCTGCTGAGCGGCGTATACCGACGTGGCAAGAAGATCACCAAGGACACGAATGGTGAGACgacggtcgacgtcgccctgtCATACTACGAAATCTACAACGACAAGGTCTTCGACCTCTTCGAGCCGCCAGAGAAGCGCCAGCCCTCAGGTCTCCCTCTACGCGAGAAAGACGGCAAGACCATGGTGGTGGGGCTTTCGGAACGCGCTTGCGAAGATCTTCACGATTTCTCGCGACTCTACATTGAAGCGAACAACAACCGCGTCACAGCCGCCACGAAGCTCAACGCTCACAGCAGTCGGAGCCACGCCATCATGAGGGTCAAAGTGACCCAAACGACTGGGGACCAGGTGCTAGAaagcacggcgtcggccattGACTTGGCTGGCTCTGAAGATAATCGTCGGACGGATAATGGGAAGGAAAGGCTGGTGGAGTCGGCCGCAATCAACAAGAGTCTCTTCGTGCTGTCACAGTGCATTGACGCCATCTCCCGAGGCGACAAGCGAATCCCCTATCGCGAGTCCAAGATGACGCGTATCCTCAGCCTCGGTCAGAACAATGGCATCACCATCATGATTTTGAACTTGGCACCCATCCGCAGCTACCACCTCGACACCCTGAGCAGCTTGAATGTCAGCTCGAGAGCCAAACGTATCGAAGTCCGCGAGATTGAGAACGAGGTTGTCTTCAAGCAGGTCCCACGTACAAATTCGGCTGGTTCCGCCATGGCACAGCGACAACCTCTCCGCCCTCTGCCAAACGCTCACAACATCCACAGTGGTACAATCGCGTCCAAGGCAAACGAGAAGGCTGACGTCACCCGTCCGGTCAAGCTTTTCAACGTATACACAGACCGTAGCAAGAATACGGTCCCGGCTCGTCCGACGGCCAATACCACTCAACTGCGGAAGCCGCTCGTGGCGCCCAAGGTCACCAAGATCGCCCAGCCTTCCCAAGCCCCCCAACCCGCGCAACAGAAGCTTTCCATCTCTGCCGAGCAactcgaggccatcgtcgagaagaaggtcagCGAAATTCTTGCTTCCAGAGAGAGTAAGACGGCCGAGCCGGTCCCAACACCTTCTCACCCTGACATCAATGACGCTGTCCGGCGTCGATTGGAAGCACTTGAGCGCCGAATCGAGAGTGAGGAGCGGGAACGCGACGACACTCGATCGGAAGGGTTGCGTTGTCTGTTGGCAGCCAGGCAAGCCAAGGAGGCTGGAAACGACGTCATGGCGTTGCAGATGTACGAGCAGGCtctgcccttcttccctgGCCAGGCCAAGTTGCTGGGCAAGATAGAGAAGCTTCGCTCTAAGCTTGGCAACAAGCTCCCCGCCGAATCGGCTTGGGCCCCCGCATTATCTCGTGATAAGCACGAGAAGAAACGCAGACGGATTTCCGACGAGAGTGACGACGAGTTTCACCAGGAGGCGAGCGCGAATGAGGACATGAGCTTTGTGGATGTCTCAGCCAAGACGAAGAGCCGAAAGGCCAAGCCGACCAAGAACCACAATATGGTCTTCCCTGAGGTCACCGGGCCGGCCTCTCCCCAGACGCAGAACCTCCTGAACATTGTAAACTCCCGAGACATTGCCCAGATCAAGGGCTTGCACGGCTTCGGGTCCAAGAAGGCGCAGGACCTTGTTGACTATCTTGACACGAGGtccgaggagggcggcgctcAGATCGAATCACTGGCGCAGCTCAAGACCGTCCCTGGAATGGGTGGTCGAACCGTCGAGCGGGCATACGAcgggctcgtcggcgccgtttAG
- a CDS encoding Putative major facilitator superfamily, MFS transporter superfamily, whose product MVILEGVIALKLTTISGHRSSIDISAMDRDPDHESVIRLRTRKSLATMAEESTLAIDPVHTSTDMSPPTITGDRSGPTKASIDKENTSTTEHDRKSDGNLEPRVVPPAPKYLSGASLVVVITCVVVVAWLMFLDSSIIVTAIPAITDEFHSLKDIGWYGSAYHVANAAFQPLTGKIYRYFSSKARKGDRQTGVWSFFAFLVLFEIGSLICGAAPSSVILIVGRVVAGIGSAGIMSGGLTIVAGAVPLERRPGTCIRLEYVLCKVVSLTSSYTTILQLLWVWSLAVSVTHPPGA is encoded by the exons ATGGTCATCTTGGAGGGTGTCATTGCTTTGAAGCTCACCACCATCTCCGGGCACCGATCATCGATCGACATCAGCGCCATGGACCGAGATCCAGACCACGAATCCGTCATAAGGTTGCGAACGAGAAAAAGCTTGGCCACCATGGCGGAGGAATCCACGCTGGCGATAGACCCTGTCCACACATCTACGGACATGTCCCCGCCTACGATCACAGGGGACCGGTCCGGTCCGACCAAGGCCTCGATAGACAAAGAGAACACCTCAACGACGGAACATGATAGGAAAAGTGACGGAAACCTGGAGCCTCGGGTCGTTCCTCCGGCGCCAAAGTACCTGTCAGGCGCCAGCCTAGTAGTCGTGATCACCTGCGTGGTTGTAGTCGCCTGGTTGATGTTCCTCGATAGCTCCATTATAGTTACT GCTATCCCGGCAATAACAGACGAGTTTCACTCGCTGAAAGACATTGGGTGGTACGGCAGCGCGTATCACGTCGCCAACGCGGCCTTTCAACCACTCACAGGCAAGATCTACCGCTACTTCAGCTCAAAGGCAAGAAAAGGCGACCGGCAGACCGGTGTG TGGTCATTTTTTGCCTTTTTGGTCTTGTTCGAAATCGGGTCTCTAATTTGCGGGGCAGCCCCGTCCTCCGTGATCCTGATCGTCGGCAgagtcgtcgccggcatAGGAAGTGCTGGGATCATGAGCGGCGGTTTGACGATTGTCGCCGGAGCAGTGCCGCTTGAGAGAAGGCCCGGTACGTGTATCAGGCTAGAATATGTTTTATGTAAAGTTGTTTCTCTGACAAGCAGCTATACTACTATATTGCAGCTCTTATGGGTCTGGTCATTGGCCGTAAGTGTTACCCACCCCCCCGGTGCCTGA
- a CDS encoding Putative MFS transporter superfamily → MALIFLAWCDIPDQVPKPNPMTVLPQLHTYLDFVGFVLSAGAAVMFLIALELGGNELPFNSPTVIGMFCGSAGALGAFLSWNYHKGDDGLIPPSMARKRPVWSAAATTFTLVGSAMIQIYLLPLYFQTVQGASPAQSGINVLPSILSQLIFAYGGGLLVGKLGYYLPWAVGGTAITIIASGLFTTLTPTTSVAKWVGVQILTGAGRGVVLQLPSIAVQANLPPEQISMGMSFVTFSQFMGSAVALSTGNAIFVGALKQDLPRYSPNVDVAAVLGAGATGFRTVVSEYELPGVLEAYVSSINKEFYLSLGFAIASFGFAWGMGWKDIRPPKQPGQA, encoded by the exons ATGGCGCTGATATTCCTCGCCTGGTGCGATATCCCCGACCAAGTACCTAAACCCAACCCAATGACGGTGCTCCCGCAGCTTCACACGTACCTCGACTTTGTCGGGTTTGTGCTCAGCGCCGGAGCGGCCGTCATGTTCCTCATAGCATTGGAGCTCGGAGGCAATGAGTTACCCTTCAACAGCCCCACCGTGATAGGGATGTTCTGCGGCTCTGCGGGAGCTCTGGGCGCATTCCTCTCATGGAACTACCACAAGGGGGACGACGGACTGATCCCGCCATCGATGGCCCGAAAAAGGCCCGTTTGgtccgctgccgccaccacctTTACTCTGGTTGGTTCGGCAATGATTCAGATCTACTTGCTCCCGCTGTACTTCCAGACAGTCCAAGGGGCCTCGCCGGCCCAGAGCGGCATCAACGTTCTACCAAGCATTTTGTCACAACTGATCTTCGCCTATGGAGGGGGCTTGCTCG TCGGCAAACTCGGATACTATTTGCCGTGGGCCGTGGGAGGAACGGCCATAACAATCATCGCAAGTGGGCTTTTCACGACGCTGACACCGACAACCTCGGTGGCGAAATGGGTGGGCGTTCAGATCCTGACGGGCGCTGGTAGGGGTGTCGTGTTACAACTG CCAAGCATCGCCGTCCAGGCGAATCTGCCACCCGAGCAAATCTCCATGGGCATGTCCTTTGTGACTTTCTCACAGTTTATGGGGTCTGCCGTTGCCCTTTCCACAGGCAACGCAATATTCGTCGGGGCGCTGAAGCAGGATCTTCCGCGATACTCGCCGAACGTCGATGTTGCGGCGGTGCTCGGCGCAGGAGCCACGGGGTTCCGCACAGTTGTTTCCGAGTACGAACTGCCGGGAGTGCTTGAGGCATATGTTTCAAGTATCAACAAAGAGTTCTACTTGTCTCTGGGGTTTGCCATTGCGTCTTTCGGCTTTGCATGGGGCATGGGCTGGAAAGATATCCGGCCGCCCAAGCAGCCTGGACAGGCCTGA